A genomic window from Cinclus cinclus chromosome 5, bCinCin1.1, whole genome shotgun sequence includes:
- the PRMT9 gene encoding protein arginine N-methyltransferase 9 isoform X2: protein MPNSNAKLHSNHRGGREDSRRELVSRSLQSAQHCLENQDFGTAYAHYLLVLNLAPELKTTLKETFQFTLFKWAEELDSLARIQDLFNCYEQALELYPNDEVICNSMGEHLFRMGFRDEAAGYFHKAVKLNPDFADAKENFYRVANWLVERWHFIMLNDAKRNLTYLRAIENAVLSGSKSVLDIGTGTGILSMFAKKAGASSVYACELSKTMYELACDVVAANNMEREIKLLHLKSLDIEIPKHIPERVSLVVTETVDAGLFGEGIVESLIHAWEHLLLQPKPKNQDNSAGDYGKVIPASATIFGMAVECKEIRRHHRVGMQEVAGVCLSNSVQFFSPTYAAAGSEETVEPYTTEKLSRIPGGYRALTEPCQVMTVDFNDLQELKSLGDRKPWKLSLPVTEEGILDAVVVWFVLQLDDEHSLSTSPSEETCWEQAVYPVQGLLDYSVKTGDTVMMEVCCQDCYLKIQKISSLPSDCGMDFSDRDDTLSLGNEAELCNALAGLQTSTKQDGNTPVCVLESTEIALLNDVAYHECFKAAMSRVLLSLNPSKDLHSMDVDGHGSGINLQEHRNKSSQDVDPDALYILDVSEGFSILPIIAGKLGPVRAYSSVEKEQHQAALHVIAEANHFPKETLEFWLSHLEEESVVLQRPKSDKLWSIIILDVIETSGLIQQEVMEKAAISRCLLHSGGKIFPQYVLVYGMLVESESLLLESAVQGTEPTLGFNIAPFINQFKVPVRVYLDLSTLPCVPLSKPAELLRLDLMNPLLNSPSREVKIQICKSGQVTAIPFWYHIHLDEDHSLNTSDVSSHWKQAAVVLDEPIPVQVGDELVLDVQHHKSNISITVKR, encoded by the exons ATGCCCAACTCCAATGCCAAACTTCATTCTAACCACAGGGGTGGCCGAGAAGACAGCAGACGGGAATTGGTTTCCAGATCTTTGCAGAGTGCTCAGCATTGCCTGGAGAACCAGGATTTTGGAACTGCATATGCTCACTATCTCCTGGTACTAAATCTAGCTCCTGAGTTAAAAACTACTCTCAAA gAAACATTTCAGTTTACTCTCTTTAAATGGGCAGAAGAACTGGATTCTCTGGCAAGGATTCAAGATCTTTTTAACTGCTATGAACAAGCACTTGAACTGTATCCCAATGATGAAGTGATCTGTAACAGTATGGGAGAACATCTCTTCAG AATGGGCTTCAGAGACGAAGCAGCTGGGTATTTTCATAAGGCAGTGAAGCTCAACCCCGACTTTGCCGATGCCAAGGAGAATTTTTACCGCGTTGCAAACTGGCTGGTGGAGCGCTGGCACTTCATCATGCTCAATGATGCCAAGAGGAACCTCACCTACCTCAGGGCCATTGAGAACGCTGTGCTCTCAGGCAGCAAATCCGTCCTGGATATCGGAACGGGAACAGGAATTCTGAG TATGTTTGCAAAAAAGGCGGGAGCATCTTCTGTCTATGCCTGCGAATTATCCAAAACCATGTATGAACTTGCCTGTGATGTGGTGGCAGCAAATAATATGGAAAGAGAGATCAAACTCCTGCATTTGAAATCACTTGATATAGAAATTCCAAAGCACATACCTGAAAG AGTTTCCTTGGTTGTCACAGAAACAGTCGATGCTGGCTTATTTGGAGAGGGAATTGTGGAAAGCTTGATACATGCTTGGGAACATCTGCTTTTACAACCAAAG CCTAAAAACCAAGACAATAGTGCTGGAGACTATGGCAAAGTTATTCCTGCAAGTGCTACAAtatttgggatggcagtggaatgCAAAGAGATACGTAGACATCACAG AGTGGGAATGCAAGAAGTTGCTGGTGTGTGCTTGTCAAATTCAGTGCAGTTCTTCAGTCCCACAtatgctgctgctggctcagagGAAACTGTGGAGCCCTACACCACTGAGAAGCTCAGTCGTATTCCTGGGGGCTACAGAGCCCTCACAGAACCCTGTCAAGTCATGACAGTAGATTTCAATGATCTGCAG GAGCTGAAAAGCTTGGGAGATAGAAAGCCCTGGAAGCTCAGCCTGCCAGTCACTGAAGAAGGAATATTGGATGCTGTTGTGGTGTGGTTTGTACTGCAGCTTGATGATGAGCACTCTCTATCTACAAGTCCCAGTGAAGAAACATGCTGGGAACAGGCTGTGTATCCTGTGCAGGGCCTCCTTG ATTATTCTGTGAAGACTGGAGATACTGTGATGATGGAAGTTTGCTGCCAAGACTGCTACTTGAAGATCCAGAAGATTTCTTCTTTGCCTTCAGACTGTGGGATGGATTTCAGTGACAGAGATGACACGCTGAGTTTGGGCAATGAGGCTGAATTATGTAATGCTCTGGCTGGACTTCAGACAAGCACCAAACAGGATGGCAACACTCCAGTGTGTGTGCTGGAATCCACAGAAATTGCCCTGCTGAATGACGTCGCCTACCACGAATGCTTTAAAGCTGCCATGAGCAGAGTGCTGCTGTCGTTAAATCCAAGTAAGGACTTGCACTCTATGGATGTTGATGGACATGGCAGTGGGATAAACCTCCAAGAGCATCGAAACAAGAGCTCTCAAGATGTGGATCCTGATGCTCTGTACATTTTAGATGTATCTGAAGGCTTCTCCATCCTGCCAATTATAGCTGGCAAGCTTGGACCAGTTAGAGCCTACAGTTCTGTTGAGAAAGAACAACATCAAGCAGCACTTCATGTCATTGCAGAAGCGAACCATTTTCCTAAGGAAACATTAGAGTTTTGGCTCAGCCACTTAGAAGAAGAAAGTGTGGTGCTACAGAGACCCAAATCAGACAAATTGTGGAGTATTATTATCTTGGATGTTATAGAGACATCAGGTTTAATCCAGCAGGAAGTGATGGAAAAGGCTGCAATATCCAG GTGTTTACTTCACAGTGGAGGGAAGATTTTCCCACAGTATGTGTTGGTATATGGGATGCTTGTAGAATCGGAGTCTCTGTTGCTGGAGAGTGCTGTTCAAGGAACAGAACCAACTCTGGGGTTTAATATAGCCCCTTTCATCAACCAGTTCAAG GTTCCTGTTCGGGTGTATTTGGATCTCTCCACGTTACCCTGTGTACCCTTGAGCAAGCCAGCAGAGCTCTTAAGGCTGGATCTCATGAACCCTctgctgaacagccccagcagagAAGTGAAG atacAAATTTGTAAGTCCGGCCAGGTCACTGCCATTCCCTTCTGGTATCACATCCATCTAGATGAAGATCATAGCTTGAACACATCTGATGTGTCCTCACACTGGAAACaagctgcagttgttctggATGAGCCTATCCCAGTTCAGGTTGGAGATGAACTTGTACTTGATGTCCAACACCATAAAAGCAATATTAGCATTACAGTTAAAAGGTGA
- the PRMT9 gene encoding protein arginine N-methyltransferase 9 isoform X1 gives MPNSNAKLHSNHRGGREDSRRELVSRSLQSAQHCLENQDFGTAYAHYLLVLNLAPELKTTLKETFQFTLFKWAEELDSLARIQDLFNCYEQALELYPNDEVICNSMGEHLFRPSDVQSCMHLFHLFVILALRMGFRDEAAGYFHKAVKLNPDFADAKENFYRVANWLVERWHFIMLNDAKRNLTYLRAIENAVLSGSKSVLDIGTGTGILSMFAKKAGASSVYACELSKTMYELACDVVAANNMEREIKLLHLKSLDIEIPKHIPERVSLVVTETVDAGLFGEGIVESLIHAWEHLLLQPKPKNQDNSAGDYGKVIPASATIFGMAVECKEIRRHHRVGMQEVAGVCLSNSVQFFSPTYAAAGSEETVEPYTTEKLSRIPGGYRALTEPCQVMTVDFNDLQELKSLGDRKPWKLSLPVTEEGILDAVVVWFVLQLDDEHSLSTSPSEETCWEQAVYPVQGLLDYSVKTGDTVMMEVCCQDCYLKIQKISSLPSDCGMDFSDRDDTLSLGNEAELCNALAGLQTSTKQDGNTPVCVLESTEIALLNDVAYHECFKAAMSRVLLSLNPSKDLHSMDVDGHGSGINLQEHRNKSSQDVDPDALYILDVSEGFSILPIIAGKLGPVRAYSSVEKEQHQAALHVIAEANHFPKETLEFWLSHLEEESVVLQRPKSDKLWSIIILDVIETSGLIQQEVMEKAAISRCLLHSGGKIFPQYVLVYGMLVESESLLLESAVQGTEPTLGFNIAPFINQFKVPVRVYLDLSTLPCVPLSKPAELLRLDLMNPLLNSPSREVKIQICKSGQVTAIPFWYHIHLDEDHSLNTSDVSSHWKQAAVVLDEPIPVQVGDELVLDVQHHKSNISITVKR, from the exons ATGCCCAACTCCAATGCCAAACTTCATTCTAACCACAGGGGTGGCCGAGAAGACAGCAGACGGGAATTGGTTTCCAGATCTTTGCAGAGTGCTCAGCATTGCCTGGAGAACCAGGATTTTGGAACTGCATATGCTCACTATCTCCTGGTACTAAATCTAGCTCCTGAGTTAAAAACTACTCTCAAA gAAACATTTCAGTTTACTCTCTTTAAATGGGCAGAAGAACTGGATTCTCTGGCAAGGATTCAAGATCTTTTTAACTGCTATGAACAAGCACTTGAACTGTATCCCAATGATGAAGTGATCTGTAACAGTATGGGAGAACATCTCTTCAG ACCCTCAGATGTTCAGAGCTGCATGCatcttttccatttgtttgtCATTTTGGCTCTTAGAATGGGCTTCAGAGACGAAGCAGCTGGGTATTTTCATAAGGCAGTGAAGCTCAACCCCGACTTTGCCGATGCCAAGGAGAATTTTTACCGCGTTGCAAACTGGCTGGTGGAGCGCTGGCACTTCATCATGCTCAATGATGCCAAGAGGAACCTCACCTACCTCAGGGCCATTGAGAACGCTGTGCTCTCAGGCAGCAAATCCGTCCTGGATATCGGAACGGGAACAGGAATTCTGAG TATGTTTGCAAAAAAGGCGGGAGCATCTTCTGTCTATGCCTGCGAATTATCCAAAACCATGTATGAACTTGCCTGTGATGTGGTGGCAGCAAATAATATGGAAAGAGAGATCAAACTCCTGCATTTGAAATCACTTGATATAGAAATTCCAAAGCACATACCTGAAAG AGTTTCCTTGGTTGTCACAGAAACAGTCGATGCTGGCTTATTTGGAGAGGGAATTGTGGAAAGCTTGATACATGCTTGGGAACATCTGCTTTTACAACCAAAG CCTAAAAACCAAGACAATAGTGCTGGAGACTATGGCAAAGTTATTCCTGCAAGTGCTACAAtatttgggatggcagtggaatgCAAAGAGATACGTAGACATCACAG AGTGGGAATGCAAGAAGTTGCTGGTGTGTGCTTGTCAAATTCAGTGCAGTTCTTCAGTCCCACAtatgctgctgctggctcagagGAAACTGTGGAGCCCTACACCACTGAGAAGCTCAGTCGTATTCCTGGGGGCTACAGAGCCCTCACAGAACCCTGTCAAGTCATGACAGTAGATTTCAATGATCTGCAG GAGCTGAAAAGCTTGGGAGATAGAAAGCCCTGGAAGCTCAGCCTGCCAGTCACTGAAGAAGGAATATTGGATGCTGTTGTGGTGTGGTTTGTACTGCAGCTTGATGATGAGCACTCTCTATCTACAAGTCCCAGTGAAGAAACATGCTGGGAACAGGCTGTGTATCCTGTGCAGGGCCTCCTTG ATTATTCTGTGAAGACTGGAGATACTGTGATGATGGAAGTTTGCTGCCAAGACTGCTACTTGAAGATCCAGAAGATTTCTTCTTTGCCTTCAGACTGTGGGATGGATTTCAGTGACAGAGATGACACGCTGAGTTTGGGCAATGAGGCTGAATTATGTAATGCTCTGGCTGGACTTCAGACAAGCACCAAACAGGATGGCAACACTCCAGTGTGTGTGCTGGAATCCACAGAAATTGCCCTGCTGAATGACGTCGCCTACCACGAATGCTTTAAAGCTGCCATGAGCAGAGTGCTGCTGTCGTTAAATCCAAGTAAGGACTTGCACTCTATGGATGTTGATGGACATGGCAGTGGGATAAACCTCCAAGAGCATCGAAACAAGAGCTCTCAAGATGTGGATCCTGATGCTCTGTACATTTTAGATGTATCTGAAGGCTTCTCCATCCTGCCAATTATAGCTGGCAAGCTTGGACCAGTTAGAGCCTACAGTTCTGTTGAGAAAGAACAACATCAAGCAGCACTTCATGTCATTGCAGAAGCGAACCATTTTCCTAAGGAAACATTAGAGTTTTGGCTCAGCCACTTAGAAGAAGAAAGTGTGGTGCTACAGAGACCCAAATCAGACAAATTGTGGAGTATTATTATCTTGGATGTTATAGAGACATCAGGTTTAATCCAGCAGGAAGTGATGGAAAAGGCTGCAATATCCAG GTGTTTACTTCACAGTGGAGGGAAGATTTTCCCACAGTATGTGTTGGTATATGGGATGCTTGTAGAATCGGAGTCTCTGTTGCTGGAGAGTGCTGTTCAAGGAACAGAACCAACTCTGGGGTTTAATATAGCCCCTTTCATCAACCAGTTCAAG GTTCCTGTTCGGGTGTATTTGGATCTCTCCACGTTACCCTGTGTACCCTTGAGCAAGCCAGCAGAGCTCTTAAGGCTGGATCTCATGAACCCTctgctgaacagccccagcagagAAGTGAAG atacAAATTTGTAAGTCCGGCCAGGTCACTGCCATTCCCTTCTGGTATCACATCCATCTAGATGAAGATCATAGCTTGAACACATCTGATGTGTCCTCACACTGGAAACaagctgcagttgttctggATGAGCCTATCCCAGTTCAGGTTGGAGATGAACTTGTACTTGATGTCCAACACCATAAAAGCAATATTAGCATTACAGTTAAAAGGTGA
- the PRMT9 gene encoding protein arginine N-methyltransferase 9 isoform X3, with product MHLFHLFVILALRMGFRDEAAGYFHKAVKLNPDFADAKENFYRVANWLVERWHFIMLNDAKRNLTYLRAIENAVLSGSKSVLDIGTGTGILSMFAKKAGASSVYACELSKTMYELACDVVAANNMEREIKLLHLKSLDIEIPKHIPERVSLVVTETVDAGLFGEGIVESLIHAWEHLLLQPKPKNQDNSAGDYGKVIPASATIFGMAVECKEIRRHHRVGMQEVAGVCLSNSVQFFSPTYAAAGSEETVEPYTTEKLSRIPGGYRALTEPCQVMTVDFNDLQELKSLGDRKPWKLSLPVTEEGILDAVVVWFVLQLDDEHSLSTSPSEETCWEQAVYPVQGLLDYSVKTGDTVMMEVCCQDCYLKIQKISSLPSDCGMDFSDRDDTLSLGNEAELCNALAGLQTSTKQDGNTPVCVLESTEIALLNDVAYHECFKAAMSRVLLSLNPSKDLHSMDVDGHGSGINLQEHRNKSSQDVDPDALYILDVSEGFSILPIIAGKLGPVRAYSSVEKEQHQAALHVIAEANHFPKETLEFWLSHLEEESVVLQRPKSDKLWSIIILDVIETSGLIQQEVMEKAAISRCLLHSGGKIFPQYVLVYGMLVESESLLLESAVQGTEPTLGFNIAPFINQFKVPVRVYLDLSTLPCVPLSKPAELLRLDLMNPLLNSPSREVKIQICKSGQVTAIPFWYHIHLDEDHSLNTSDVSSHWKQAAVVLDEPIPVQVGDELVLDVQHHKSNISITVKR from the exons ATGCatcttttccatttgtttgtCATTTTGGCTCTTAGAATGGGCTTCAGAGACGAAGCAGCTGGGTATTTTCATAAGGCAGTGAAGCTCAACCCCGACTTTGCCGATGCCAAGGAGAATTTTTACCGCGTTGCAAACTGGCTGGTGGAGCGCTGGCACTTCATCATGCTCAATGATGCCAAGAGGAACCTCACCTACCTCAGGGCCATTGAGAACGCTGTGCTCTCAGGCAGCAAATCCGTCCTGGATATCGGAACGGGAACAGGAATTCTGAG TATGTTTGCAAAAAAGGCGGGAGCATCTTCTGTCTATGCCTGCGAATTATCCAAAACCATGTATGAACTTGCCTGTGATGTGGTGGCAGCAAATAATATGGAAAGAGAGATCAAACTCCTGCATTTGAAATCACTTGATATAGAAATTCCAAAGCACATACCTGAAAG AGTTTCCTTGGTTGTCACAGAAACAGTCGATGCTGGCTTATTTGGAGAGGGAATTGTGGAAAGCTTGATACATGCTTGGGAACATCTGCTTTTACAACCAAAG CCTAAAAACCAAGACAATAGTGCTGGAGACTATGGCAAAGTTATTCCTGCAAGTGCTACAAtatttgggatggcagtggaatgCAAAGAGATACGTAGACATCACAG AGTGGGAATGCAAGAAGTTGCTGGTGTGTGCTTGTCAAATTCAGTGCAGTTCTTCAGTCCCACAtatgctgctgctggctcagagGAAACTGTGGAGCCCTACACCACTGAGAAGCTCAGTCGTATTCCTGGGGGCTACAGAGCCCTCACAGAACCCTGTCAAGTCATGACAGTAGATTTCAATGATCTGCAG GAGCTGAAAAGCTTGGGAGATAGAAAGCCCTGGAAGCTCAGCCTGCCAGTCACTGAAGAAGGAATATTGGATGCTGTTGTGGTGTGGTTTGTACTGCAGCTTGATGATGAGCACTCTCTATCTACAAGTCCCAGTGAAGAAACATGCTGGGAACAGGCTGTGTATCCTGTGCAGGGCCTCCTTG ATTATTCTGTGAAGACTGGAGATACTGTGATGATGGAAGTTTGCTGCCAAGACTGCTACTTGAAGATCCAGAAGATTTCTTCTTTGCCTTCAGACTGTGGGATGGATTTCAGTGACAGAGATGACACGCTGAGTTTGGGCAATGAGGCTGAATTATGTAATGCTCTGGCTGGACTTCAGACAAGCACCAAACAGGATGGCAACACTCCAGTGTGTGTGCTGGAATCCACAGAAATTGCCCTGCTGAATGACGTCGCCTACCACGAATGCTTTAAAGCTGCCATGAGCAGAGTGCTGCTGTCGTTAAATCCAAGTAAGGACTTGCACTCTATGGATGTTGATGGACATGGCAGTGGGATAAACCTCCAAGAGCATCGAAACAAGAGCTCTCAAGATGTGGATCCTGATGCTCTGTACATTTTAGATGTATCTGAAGGCTTCTCCATCCTGCCAATTATAGCTGGCAAGCTTGGACCAGTTAGAGCCTACAGTTCTGTTGAGAAAGAACAACATCAAGCAGCACTTCATGTCATTGCAGAAGCGAACCATTTTCCTAAGGAAACATTAGAGTTTTGGCTCAGCCACTTAGAAGAAGAAAGTGTGGTGCTACAGAGACCCAAATCAGACAAATTGTGGAGTATTATTATCTTGGATGTTATAGAGACATCAGGTTTAATCCAGCAGGAAGTGATGGAAAAGGCTGCAATATCCAG GTGTTTACTTCACAGTGGAGGGAAGATTTTCCCACAGTATGTGTTGGTATATGGGATGCTTGTAGAATCGGAGTCTCTGTTGCTGGAGAGTGCTGTTCAAGGAACAGAACCAACTCTGGGGTTTAATATAGCCCCTTTCATCAACCAGTTCAAG GTTCCTGTTCGGGTGTATTTGGATCTCTCCACGTTACCCTGTGTACCCTTGAGCAAGCCAGCAGAGCTCTTAAGGCTGGATCTCATGAACCCTctgctgaacagccccagcagagAAGTGAAG atacAAATTTGTAAGTCCGGCCAGGTCACTGCCATTCCCTTCTGGTATCACATCCATCTAGATGAAGATCATAGCTTGAACACATCTGATGTGTCCTCACACTGGAAACaagctgcagttgttctggATGAGCCTATCCCAGTTCAGGTTGGAGATGAACTTGTACTTGATGTCCAACACCATAAAAGCAATATTAGCATTACAGTTAAAAGGTGA